The region ATCGAAATGTGCTGACTCGCGGAACAAAGTCAACGAGACTCTGAGCAAGTCCGAACGCTTGCAGACATATCGAGACAGGATACCACAGATATTAAGCGACTagcaaacttgacaataATCTATCCCCCGGCTACATTCGTCGCGGTAAGTTGCTGTGGGTAGCTTCTAAACATTACCATGCTGACCTTATCTTTAGACATTGTTTGGGATGCCGTTCTTCGACATAGACGATAACTTGGCCTTTAAAGCCATTAACCGCATTTAGATTTTCGTCGTTCCGGCACTTTGTCTAACTGCTCTCACGATAAGTGTTGCAGTACTCTGGGATCGCCTCCTTGCTCTTACGAATCCTTTTACTTCCCAAGACATCAATagagatgaagaagagaaagccaCTCCCAGCGGAGCACAAGCTTTGCTAGAGCCAAGCACCAGATCTGCACCGAATCTAGCGGATTTCATTAATGGATTAAGGGACAATGGCGGAAATTATGGCGGCCAGACTGATCAGGATGATGAGAACAATGGCAGCGATGAAATCGATGAAAACAATGAAGGATGACTTGAGGACCGTTGCAAGCATGAACGGCCCGAGTACCGTAACGGGATCTAGCTTTCGTTTCGGACCTATTTACAAGTTACATCATGTTTTGTATTAATAGAAGGTTATGCTCGAAATATGTAGTGCTTTCCTGCTGTCTCTTTTGCTCCGTTGTTATACCTTAACCAACATTGATCCTAATAACGCCGCTTTGTCCATCCTTCACTCTAATCAGAGCACATATAATACATTTATGACCGTGCTGAACACCGATAAAGCATTAGCGAGATCCAACCCTACACAACAACATAAAATAAATTAATAAGATTATAAATTAATAATTACGCAACCTATCGTGAATTTAAATAACCCCGGTGTATCTAACACAGTCTAACGCCCCTTGACGTCACTTCGCGCTACATCTAATATAACAGGGACTCTGTGTCTGTATTTGCGTCTGCAGTGCTTTATAGCTCTAGAGTTTACTGTGTTATGTGCTCACGTCTGCAGATATTTTATACTCTTGACACGGTTTAGCTTATATTAATAGGATACTGGGTAGAAAAGCTTAGGATGCCTAAGCTAGTAGTGGACTGACATTGAGACGCTAGCaccagagacccaatcaactaaatcaactacacggcatctgtcaatttagagtaagtgtagattagtaatgaaactttgaatgtagtgtatcaacggacacctcaaatgtagttgatttaagtgtagttgacttcagtggatggaggtttgtggcggcatcatccagagtcgcggcgtagtggggcagcgcatgatggcactaagttaacgcgtctacacgtccacgcgcttgctcatacctctttcctcttcatcttggttttcgtgcaatatagtggcattatctcttgagttgatctcatcgcgcccgtgtcagggttggccacagtgacgctaaccatcccctcgcattaaaaagtgtcagagacgacatattctaacaaatacctccctcttagaaggaggtgatgtccacttttgctggctggtacaacaagtagggcttcccgaggctcctctggtgcgaatctaccttcggctgctcccgtccccttcccttcattcactcttgtagcactcgaatcgcctcttcaatggccagctgttttcgccgcggcagcgagccacgatagctcccgtcttctgaactcatcatcattaagatggatgccctcgagctctttcttctcctctatgatcgagagaaataacggatctaggtcgttgataatgcctgcccgaaaccacgacctcaatacctgacacatcccaactgtttgcgcctgaagattgcaccgttggggaacaaccatctgccctgctgccgagaacatcctctcacattctgcagacattgattgtattgtgacaaagtcgagggccattcgggagagacgagggtattgcaggcgcttctcatgccaatacgctatcggatctcgcacagtcttgtcggtgctctcatggctcgattgccatcgttcgtattcgtcgccaatcgtgtcgtcgtccagtagaggctctgtctgtatggagtcgatacgggactgttcgcaatgctcttcgaaggcattgtagtattgcttctgtcgttttgcaacaggctcgtcatttgaggccaccacaatatggaaatctcgataggactcgtcccacacttcttgaactatcctttttgcagatctgatccagtcgggcttatgtacccaggcctgctcgaaccatccccatctgtatgccgggtggagtgcgagggcggtataatatatcggtgttgtgtcgagaatagtgtaatacttgtctaatttctcccaggccatatttatgccgatcctgaactgttcggggtcaggaaaatcttttgccatcgccttatatttttcgagcttgccaagcaggaattcaaacccattgatcacatcccaaacgttcccatatgaaccagtataacccctcttgcgtttcctgattaaaccgtcgccttctagagtcttgactgcatcttcatagtatccaaggatcgtcgcgaagtgttgaagtacagaccaatcgttggccgtaagttggttctcgtctctaaggattcgaggccggacagccgactttttcaactggccagttctttttgatgtattctcctcctcccattggattcggaacttcgcgactagcagttcgaagtaccttcgaagtctcaaggcgcggcggatcatatagagctgggaaagccagcgcgtatcgttatctagcactaccgagacggggctttttgaccgtattttcggatcgtccgacatggatatgtcgtactcttgaagttctttcaacaggtatgtcagtctgtccgatcgatcaacatccacgacgaaattatggagcttcccaaccggccctttctgtcgccaaagttcgtattcggcttcagacagcgcttctgcaccagaaagttgttcttcgaacgcgtctgtatccttcccgaacagtagtgccttcgcagacagattgactatatggccgaagcagcggcctcgccttcgagcgccattgaagccgagctttttgccaatagcctcaagtgctgtgtcgttgttctcggcattgtcaagggtaaaatacccaatattctcctcgatgccaaaagcctcgatggtataaaggacttctgttgcaatgttgttccccgaatgtctgcggacttcggggacccccagagcgaccttgtggggcttgctattctcgtccctgaagaagcacacgataccgtataacgagtgtcgattccgcgccctccatccgtcaaagctgacgtgtattaagccggggctctttcgcagggcttcaatgacgcgcgccttgtgctttttaaattcggagttgatgagcgcgcgaactgtggtatcagagatgttggcgttcgtgatcttgactgcagggttaaggtattcgaagatatcccggagtctctcatgttcaacaacactaaagggctgattcgtgtcgactatccactcgatcaggagacgttgaaagtgatttcgattaaatccgcgta is a window of Pochonia chlamydosporia 170 chromosome 5, whole genome shotgun sequence DNA encoding:
- a CDS encoding restless-like transposase (similar to Metarhizium robertsii ARSEF 23 XP_007816583.1) codes for the protein MSASEFLESSPISIDDVPIDFELPVPSTPASSAESSLTPFSPPPTTLPTPDKYDTRLWGHFPGWVWSERSKDNYSWAWEYGYDIQHDDERRWVCKPCIQKNDPRPKNFVAIGLQNALNHLYKDHGISAPDNKTKSGLQKKAEEKPGSKRPRSIVDIWKLDPLRPREQAIANSMIRGFNRNHFQRLLIEWIVDTNQPFSVVEHERLRDIFEYLNPAVKITNANISDTTVRALINSEFKKHKARVIEALRKSPGLIHVSFDGWRARNRHSLYGIVCFFRDENSKPHKVALGVPEVRRHSGNNIATEVLYTIEAFGIEENIGYFTLDNAENNDTALEAIGKKLGFNGARRRGRCFGHIVNLSAKALLFGKDTDAFEEQLSGAEALSEAEYELWRQKGPVGKLHNFVVDVDRSDRLTYLLKELQEYDISMSDDPKIRSKSPVSVVLDNDTRWLSQLYMIRRALRLRRYFELLVAKFRIQWEEENTSKRTGQLKKSAVRPRILRDENQLTANDWSVLQHFATILGYYEDAVKTLEGDGLIRKRKRGYTGSYGNVWDVINGFEFLLGKLEKYKAMAKDFPDPEQFRIGINMAWEKLDKYYTILDTTPIYYTALALHPAYRWGWFEQAWVHKPDWIRSAKRIVQEVWDESYRDFHIVVASNDEPVAKRQKQYYNAFEEHCEQSRIDSIQTEPLLDDDTIGDEYERWQSSHESTDKTVRDPIAYWHEKRLQYPRLSRMALDFVTIQSMSAECERMFSAAGQMVVPQRCNLQAQTVGMCQVLRSWFRAGIINDLDPLFLSIIEEKKELEGIHLNDDEFRRRELSWLAAAAKTAGH